In Microbacterium pumilum, the following proteins share a genomic window:
- a CDS encoding pentapeptide repeat-containing protein, producing MDGATLNFAGADLRSVNFSGANLDGADFTDADLTDANLNGARLRGVGLKGANIKGANTVDVKWV from the coding sequence TTGGATGGTGCCACGTTAAATTTTGCAGGTGCAGACCTCCGCAGCGTGAACTTCAGCGGAGCGAACCTCGACGGCGCAGACTTCACCGACGCCGACCTCACCGACGCCAACCTCAACGGTGCGAGGCTTAGGGGTGTGGGCCTCAAGGGAGCGAACATCAAGGGTGCGAACACGGTAGATGTTAAGTGGGTCTGA
- a CDS encoding pentapeptide repeat-containing protein has protein sequence MGGRRTRFLRCRPSEDGLQRSGADFTDADLTDANLNGAILSRSIFRNTKLGNANLTDTNLAAAIFEGTTLSITRDATPTSARTTLVSYWMVPR, from the coding sequence ATTGGCGGTCGCCGGACCAGATTTCTCAGGTGCAGACCTTCGGAAGATGGACTTCAGCGGAGCGGCGCAGACTTCACCGACGCCGACCTCACCGACGCCAACCTCAACGGTGCGATCCTCTCGCGATCCATCTTTAGGAACACGAAACTGGGAAACGCGAACCTCACGGACACGAACCTCGCCGCCGCGATCTTCGAGGGTACGACTCTTTCGATCACGCGAGACGCAACCCCAACAAGCGCGCGCACCACCCTCGTCAGTTATTGGATGGTGCCACGTTAA
- a CDS encoding S8 family peptidase, translating into MYRRSLAVVSAVALAIATPTAAFAAAPDDDPSSRFQTTDNRGPVGTSFRPLSIAADGRVTVVVEMKGDPVAVVQAEKGSDLTTAERNAVKSTLKKAQDAITGSLQSKGGKIEAKMQSAYNGIQVSIPAEQVDAVAALPNVVAVHAVKTYSLDNAVSVPFLGVPQVWQNTGYTGTNVKVAVIDTGIDYTHANFGGPGTVAAYDAANAAEAQPADPALFGPTAPRIKGGYDFVGDDYDANVDGSVPMPDPNPLDCNGHGSHVAGTAAGSGVADDGTTYTGPYDASTPSKTFDIGPGVAPQADLYALRVFGCEGSSNVVVPAIDWAVDHGMDVINMSLGSDYGYATDPDAVAASNAIGAGVVVVASAGNAGPSPYIVGSPGGADGVVSVAAVDSTASFPGAQVTVGGVSIPAINANGVDLSSVPATTVVRLVDNPATTTENEALGCSVAAYAYAGVQAGGNQLAVSTRGTCARVAKAIYAQQAGAAVALMINTTDDYPPVEGQITSNPDTGEAYTVTIPFLGVKKSDGPKLTAGQTATIAAAVLDNPGFRAYASFSSSGPRSGDSALGVDVAAPGVSIVSTGVGTGNGPATISGTSMAAPHVAGVAALSVQAHPKWKASEVAASIVSTADPENVTGQNLVRGGVGLVDTAQAVASQVTATGDAFRTDSGWLRESALSFGFQESHLAFAGVKTITLTNYGKKAVTYTVSSAPSAESEKAKIVLSQSKVTVPAGGKAKVVVALGAATSAVGSSTAGPDQFSFYEFSGDIVLKSSADTLRVPYLLVPRSTSRVAATVEPLMKESKVVDGQRSVKLTNKLGAIAAAADFYTWGLNDGKDVAKSLTDTGFDLRAAGVQSFADGDDALLVFAVSNHKRWSNAATNEFDVLIDKNGDGTPDWLVFAADSGLVLAGDANGVSEVFEYDIEGDALYRSGYNASAPTDSSTILLPVWASDLGISSAAGDFTYTVESYSVTNDGADAFDGWAAYNPWSPALSNGQYETVPRNGSVTVPVDVDAAAFAAQKPLGAMVVVMDNASGSGEAILIKAKK; encoded by the coding sequence TTGTACCGACGTTCTCTGGCGGTTGTCAGCGCGGTCGCGCTGGCGATAGCCACTCCTACTGCGGCGTTCGCAGCAGCTCCCGATGACGATCCGTCGTCGAGATTCCAGACCACTGACAACCGTGGCCCGGTCGGCACGAGCTTCCGGCCGTTGAGCATCGCCGCCGACGGCCGCGTGACGGTCGTCGTCGAGATGAAAGGTGACCCCGTCGCTGTCGTCCAGGCCGAGAAGGGGAGCGACCTCACCACCGCCGAGCGCAACGCGGTCAAGAGCACTCTCAAGAAGGCTCAGGATGCGATCACCGGATCGCTTCAGAGCAAGGGCGGCAAGATCGAGGCCAAAATGCAGTCGGCCTACAACGGCATCCAGGTGTCGATCCCGGCTGAGCAGGTCGACGCGGTCGCCGCTCTTCCCAACGTGGTCGCCGTCCACGCTGTGAAGACGTACTCGCTCGACAACGCCGTCTCGGTGCCGTTCCTCGGTGTTCCGCAGGTGTGGCAGAACACCGGCTACACCGGCACGAATGTCAAGGTCGCCGTCATCGATACGGGCATCGACTACACCCACGCCAACTTCGGCGGCCCGGGCACCGTCGCCGCGTACGATGCCGCGAACGCCGCCGAGGCTCAGCCCGCCGACCCGGCTCTCTTCGGCCCGACCGCGCCGCGCATCAAGGGCGGATACGACTTCGTCGGCGACGACTACGACGCGAACGTCGACGGCAGTGTGCCCATGCCCGACCCCAACCCGCTCGACTGCAACGGACACGGCAGCCACGTTGCCGGCACCGCCGCGGGCAGCGGCGTCGCGGACGACGGCACCACCTACACAGGCCCCTACGACGCTTCGACCCCGTCGAAGACGTTCGACATCGGACCGGGTGTGGCCCCCCAGGCGGATCTGTACGCGCTTCGGGTCTTCGGCTGCGAAGGTTCCAGCAATGTCGTGGTGCCTGCCATCGACTGGGCGGTCGACCATGGCATGGACGTCATCAACATGTCGCTCGGCTCTGACTACGGCTATGCGACCGACCCGGACGCAGTGGCGGCATCGAACGCGATCGGCGCAGGCGTCGTCGTGGTGGCTTCGGCGGGCAACGCGGGTCCGAGCCCTTACATCGTCGGATCACCGGGCGGCGCGGACGGCGTCGTCTCGGTCGCTGCCGTCGACAGCACCGCGAGCTTCCCCGGCGCTCAGGTCACGGTCGGCGGGGTCTCGATCCCCGCGATCAACGCCAACGGCGTGGACCTGTCCAGCGTGCCTGCCACAACCGTGGTTCGGCTCGTCGACAACCCAGCCACCACAACCGAGAACGAGGCCCTCGGCTGCTCGGTGGCCGCATATGCCTACGCGGGAGTCCAGGCGGGCGGCAACCAGCTCGCTGTCTCGACTCGTGGCACCTGTGCCCGTGTCGCGAAGGCGATCTATGCGCAGCAGGCGGGCGCGGCCGTCGCCCTCATGATCAACACGACCGACGACTACCCGCCGGTCGAGGGTCAGATCACGTCGAACCCCGACACCGGTGAGGCATACACCGTCACGATCCCGTTCCTCGGCGTCAAGAAGTCCGACGGTCCGAAGCTCACCGCGGGTCAGACTGCCACGATCGCCGCCGCGGTGCTCGACAACCCCGGCTTCCGCGCCTACGCATCGTTCAGCTCGAGCGGCCCCCGCTCCGGCGACAGCGCACTGGGTGTGGATGTCGCCGCACCGGGTGTCTCGATCGTCTCGACGGGTGTCGGCACTGGCAATGGCCCGGCCACCATCTCGGGAACGTCGATGGCTGCGCCACACGTCGCGGGCGTCGCCGCTCTGTCGGTGCAGGCGCATCCGAAGTGGAAGGCGAGTGAGGTCGCGGCGTCGATCGTGTCGACGGCTGACCCCGAGAACGTCACCGGCCAGAACCTCGTCCGCGGCGGTGTCGGCCTCGTCGACACCGCGCAGGCGGTGGCCAGCCAGGTCACGGCGACGGGTGACGCCTTCCGCACCGACAGCGGATGGCTTCGCGAGTCGGCGCTGAGCTTCGGGTTCCAGGAGTCTCACCTCGCGTTCGCGGGCGTGAAGACGATCACGCTCACGAACTACGGCAAGAAGGCCGTCACGTACACCGTCAGCTCGGCGCCGTCCGCCGAGTCGGAGAAGGCGAAGATCGTGCTCAGCCAGAGCAAGGTCACCGTTCCGGCAGGCGGCAAGGCGAAGGTCGTCGTCGCGCTCGGTGCGGCCACGAGCGCCGTGGGAAGCTCGACCGCCGGACCCGACCAGTTCTCGTTCTACGAGTTCTCGGGCGACATCGTCCTGAAGTCGAGCGCCGACACGCTGCGCGTGCCGTACCTGCTCGTGCCTCGTTCCACGAGCCGCGTCGCGGCAACGGTCGAACCTCTCATGAAGGAGAGCAAGGTCGTCGACGGCCAGCGGTCGGTCAAGCTGACCAACAAGCTCGGCGCCATTGCGGCCGCGGCCGACTTCTACACGTGGGGTTTGAACGACGGCAAGGATGTCGCCAAGTCCCTCACCGACACCGGGTTCGACCTGCGCGCAGCCGGCGTGCAGTCGTTCGCGGACGGCGACGATGCTCTCCTCGTCTTCGCTGTCAGCAACCACAAGCGGTGGTCGAACGCGGCGACCAATGAGTTCGACGTCCTCATCGACAAGAACGGCGACGGAACTCCGGACTGGCTCGTCTTCGCCGCCGACTCGGGTCTGGTGCTCGCAGGCGATGCGAACGGCGTCTCGGAGGTCTTCGAGTACGACATCGAGGGCGACGCGCTCTACCGGTCGGGCTACAACGCTTCGGCGCCGACGGACAGCAGCACGATCCTGCTGCCCGTCTGGGCCAGCGACCTCGGCATCAGCTCGGCGGCAGGCGACTTCACCTACACGGTGGAGAGCTACTCGGTGACGAACGATGGCGCGGATGCGTTCGACGGCTGGGCAGCGTACAACCCGTGGTCGCCGGCCCTGAGCAACGGCCAGTACGAGACGGTGCCGCGCAACGGCAGCGTCACGGTCCCGGTCGACGTGGACGCTGCGGCGTTCGCGGCCCAGAAGCCGCTGGGCGCGATGGTCGTTGTCATGGACAACGCCTCGGGCTCCGGAGAGGCGATCCTGATCAAGGCCAAGAAGTAG
- a CDS encoding YafY family protein has product MSDTTTRALSLLNLLQTHRHWPGSELADRLGVTERTVRRDVERLRELGYRIESSPGASGGYRLEAGSAVPPLLLTDEEAVAMAIGLRVAAAQRLIGGPETTLTALAKLEQVLPAELRRRVNALAETVQPTGFGQGSPVSPEILGELALACRDRERVRFAYVAASGEESRRRVEPYALAPADRHWYLVCWDLDRDDWRTFRVDRLADVFHTRVSFEPRPLTPEQVEEFILVARSWVRQKVETDVVMDMPIDPMREYFGQWGQGATSEGADRTRWSVGGADFRETMFGMTYIPPGVEYATDLAEPERSELREVVERMLRALASPPPISRSTRSPAA; this is encoded by the coding sequence ATGTCCGATACCACGACGCGAGCGCTCTCGCTCCTCAACCTGCTGCAGACGCACCGGCACTGGCCGGGCTCCGAGCTCGCCGACCGGCTCGGGGTGACCGAGCGGACGGTGCGGCGCGATGTCGAGCGGCTGCGCGAACTGGGCTATCGCATCGAGTCCTCGCCCGGGGCGTCCGGGGGGTACCGTCTCGAGGCCGGAAGCGCCGTGCCCCCGCTGCTGCTCACGGACGAAGAGGCCGTCGCCATGGCCATCGGGCTGCGCGTAGCGGCCGCGCAGCGTCTGATCGGCGGGCCCGAGACGACGCTCACCGCTCTCGCGAAACTCGAACAGGTCCTTCCCGCCGAGCTGCGGCGTCGAGTCAACGCACTCGCCGAGACTGTGCAGCCGACCGGATTCGGGCAGGGCTCCCCCGTCTCGCCCGAGATCCTCGGCGAGCTGGCGCTCGCCTGCCGCGATCGTGAGCGCGTGCGCTTCGCGTACGTGGCGGCATCCGGCGAGGAGTCCCGTCGACGGGTCGAGCCCTACGCCCTCGCACCCGCCGATCGGCACTGGTACCTGGTGTGCTGGGACCTCGACCGCGACGATTGGCGCACGTTTCGCGTCGATCGCCTCGCGGACGTTTTCCACACCCGCGTGAGCTTCGAGCCGCGGCCGCTCACGCCCGAGCAGGTCGAAGAGTTCATCCTCGTGGCGCGGTCGTGGGTGCGGCAGAAGGTCGAGACGGATGTCGTCATGGACATGCCGATCGATCCGATGCGCGAGTACTTCGGGCAGTGGGGGCAGGGCGCGACGTCGGAGGGCGCCGATCGAACGCGGTGGTCCGTCGGCGGTGCCGACTTCCGCGAGACGATGTTCGGGATGACCTACATTCCGCCCGGCGTCGAGTACGCGACCGACCTCGCCGAGCCGGAGCGATCCGAGCTGCGCGAAGTCGTCGAGCGGATGCTGCGCGCCCTTGCTTCGCCGCCGCCGATCTCTCGGTCAACTCGAAGCCCGGCCGCCTAG
- a CDS encoding ATP-binding cassette domain-containing protein, translated as MANESIIQAEGLTKRFTVKKKTVDAVTDLTFQVARGELVAFLGPNGAGKSTSLRMLTTLIPPASGTARVVGHDILRDPADVRARIGYVGQLTSGSFSQRTRDELISQGAFYGMPRGAARQRADELIESLGLESFATRTVQQLSGGQKRRLDVALGLMHAPPLLFLDEPSTGLDPQSRANLWQHILDLRAQHGTTVFLTTHYLEEADRYAERVMVMDKGRVIADDTAANLKAELAGDVLTLGFASEPDADRAVAVVQGLTDRPVQRADAASITVTAPDGEALLPAAVRALDAQGVTVARATGVPPTLDDVFLALTGRTLREAGEDVPGEEDGTGEAVQERDAAASETTGVNR; from the coding sequence ATGGCGAACGAATCGATCATCCAAGCAGAGGGACTCACCAAGCGATTCACCGTGAAGAAGAAGACCGTGGACGCGGTCACCGATCTCACGTTCCAGGTCGCGCGTGGCGAACTCGTGGCCTTCCTCGGCCCCAATGGGGCGGGAAAGTCGACGAGCCTGCGCATGCTCACGACCCTCATCCCGCCCGCCTCGGGGACGGCCCGCGTCGTGGGCCACGACATCCTGCGCGATCCTGCCGACGTGCGCGCTCGCATCGGCTATGTCGGACAGCTCACGAGCGGCAGCTTCTCGCAGCGCACCCGCGACGAGCTGATCAGCCAGGGCGCGTTCTACGGCATGCCCCGAGGCGCAGCGCGGCAGCGCGCCGACGAGCTGATCGAGTCGCTCGGCCTCGAGAGCTTCGCGACCCGGACGGTGCAGCAGCTGAGCGGCGGCCAGAAGAGACGATTGGATGTCGCCCTCGGCCTGATGCATGCCCCGCCGCTGCTGTTCCTCGATGAGCCGTCGACCGGCCTCGATCCGCAGAGTCGGGCGAACCTGTGGCAGCACATCCTCGACCTGCGTGCGCAGCACGGCACGACGGTGTTCCTCACGACCCACTACCTCGAAGAGGCCGACCGCTACGCCGAGCGTGTCATGGTGATGGACAAGGGTCGGGTCATCGCCGACGACACCGCGGCCAACCTCAAGGCCGAGCTCGCCGGCGATGTGCTGACGCTCGGCTTCGCATCGGAGCCGGATGCCGATCGCGCGGTTGCGGTCGTGCAGGGTCTCACGGATCGTCCGGTGCAGCGGGCGGATGCGGCATCCATCACCGTCACGGCGCCCGATGGCGAAGCGCTGCTGCCCGCGGCGGTGCGGGCGCTGGACGCGCAGGGAGTCACGGTCGCGCGTGCGACGGGTGTTCCGCCCACGCTCGACGACGTGTTCCTGGCGTTGACCGGGCGCACCCTGCGCGAGGCGGGAGAGGATGTGCCCGGCGAAGAGGACGGCACGGGCGAGGCAGTGCAAGAGCGGGATGCCGCGGCATCCGAGACGACGGGAGTGAACCGATGA
- a CDS encoding ABC transporter permease, translating to MTTTTPGAVRPDTAVRANPARDTWNVLTRELKPVVRDPFTLIFSLVQPLVFLGLFAPLLIGSSGLPVGETLQWFVPGVLVMIVLFGTGATGSNLQYEMMTGSHERTLVAPLARSSLLVGRALKEIAPIVVQSLIIVLIAWPFGFTINGPGLVIGLALLAVFGVGLGSLSYTLALKTKDREWLFWGVQQTLIFPLLILSGMLLPLDDGPPWMRAIATVNPVNWVVQAERALFAGDLGSVNVLWGWFSAIILAAIGLWAGVRAIRKSS from the coding sequence ATGACCACCACGACCCCGGGCGCCGTGCGCCCCGACACCGCGGTCCGCGCCAACCCGGCGCGCGACACCTGGAACGTGCTCACGCGCGAGCTCAAGCCGGTCGTGCGCGATCCGTTCACGCTGATCTTCAGCCTCGTGCAGCCGCTCGTCTTCCTCGGCCTGTTCGCTCCGCTGCTGATCGGGTCGTCTGGCCTGCCGGTCGGTGAGACCCTGCAGTGGTTCGTGCCCGGCGTGCTCGTCATGATCGTCCTGTTCGGCACGGGGGCGACCGGGTCGAACCTGCAGTACGAGATGATGACCGGCTCGCATGAGCGGACGCTGGTGGCACCGCTCGCGCGCTCGTCCCTGCTCGTCGGCCGCGCGCTCAAGGAGATCGCGCCCATCGTCGTGCAGTCGCTCATCATCGTGCTCATCGCCTGGCCGTTCGGCTTCACGATCAACGGTCCGGGGCTTGTCATCGGTCTGGCTTTGCTGGCGGTGTTCGGCGTCGGCCTGGGTTCGCTGTCGTACACGCTGGCGCTGAAGACGAAGGATCGCGAATGGCTCTTCTGGGGCGTGCAGCAGACCCTGATCTTCCCGCTGCTGATCCTGTCGGGCATGCTGCTGCCGCTCGACGACGGGCCCCCGTGGATGCGGGCGATCGCCACCGTCAACCCGGTCAATTGGGTCGTACAGGCGGAGCGAGCGCTGTTCGCGGGCGATCTCGGCTCCGTGAACGTGCTGTGGGGATGGTTCTCGGCGATCATCCTTGCCGCGATCGGTCTCTGGGCCGGTGTGAGAGCCATACGCAAGAGCAGCTGA
- a CDS encoding CHAD domain-containing protein, with translation MTDAAPDPSTAEDVIRSIFRASADRLIATESAAIADAPDGVHEHRTSVRRLRSLLAAFHGYLDGSAAQRLRVEFAEWGTQLGVVRDVEVRVDVATTAMIDLEIEDEDLTRRLVDDEREEYSRAHARLCELHDLPRSGARMTELEAFVTEPPFTSDVDGAADTLSRVARKEARRVRRAAKRSDGSIESLHAVRKAGRRLRYVAEALHHVAPDTFGTEYAELAAAGEKVHGVLGDHRDELIFIDRLEHARVLAGHAGERVEPYDRLIARSRERAHDELDHLRSALTAVRKAKASI, from the coding sequence ATGACGGATGCCGCGCCCGACCCGTCGACAGCCGAGGACGTCATCCGCTCGATCTTCCGCGCGAGCGCGGACCGATTGATCGCCACAGAGTCGGCAGCGATCGCCGATGCCCCCGACGGAGTGCACGAGCACCGGACCAGCGTACGGCGCCTTCGCAGCCTGCTGGCGGCATTTCACGGGTACCTCGATGGGTCGGCCGCGCAGCGGCTGCGGGTGGAGTTCGCCGAGTGGGGGACCCAGCTGGGCGTGGTGCGCGATGTCGAGGTGCGAGTGGATGTCGCGACGACCGCGATGATCGACCTCGAGATCGAGGACGAAGACCTCACCCGTCGGCTCGTCGACGACGAACGCGAGGAGTACTCACGCGCCCACGCGCGGCTCTGCGAACTTCACGACCTCCCGCGATCGGGCGCCCGGATGACCGAGCTCGAAGCGTTCGTCACGGAACCACCGTTCACCTCCGACGTCGATGGCGCTGCCGACACCCTGAGCAGAGTCGCTCGCAAGGAGGCGCGGCGGGTGCGGCGAGCCGCGAAGCGCAGCGACGGGTCGATCGAGTCGCTCCACGCGGTTCGCAAGGCCGGTCGGCGACTGCGCTACGTGGCGGAGGCGCTGCACCACGTCGCGCCCGATACGTTCGGCACCGAGTACGCCGAGTTGGCTGCCGCCGGCGAGAAGGTCCACGGCGTGCTCGGGGATCACCGCGACGAGCTGATCTTCATAGACCGGCTCGAACACGCTCGCGTGCTCGCGGGACACGCCGGCGAACGGGTGGAGCCGTATGACCGATTGATCGCCCGGTCGCGGGAGCGCGCGCACGACGAGCTCGACCACCTCCGCAGTGCGCTGACCGCCGTCCGCAAGGCCAAGGCATCGATCTGA
- a CDS encoding YccF domain-containing protein, with product MRTLLNIIWLIFAGFWLFVGYMLTGVVLCILILTIPWGIASFRIGLYSLWPFGRQVVAKPTAGVGSFLGNVVWVILAGWWLAIAHIVSGIALCITIIGIPLGIADFKLVPVSLMPLGKEIVSTRQGAFDQAMAKRGV from the coding sequence GTGCGCACGCTTCTCAACATCATCTGGCTGATCTTCGCGGGCTTCTGGCTGTTCGTCGGCTACATGCTCACCGGCGTCGTGCTGTGCATCCTGATCCTCACGATCCCGTGGGGCATCGCGTCGTTCCGCATCGGCCTGTACTCGCTGTGGCCCTTCGGGCGTCAGGTCGTCGCGAAGCCCACTGCAGGCGTCGGCTCGTTCCTCGGCAACGTCGTCTGGGTGATCCTCGCCGGCTGGTGGCTCGCGATCGCGCACATCGTGTCCGGCATCGCGCTGTGCATCACGATCATCGGCATCCCCCTCGGCATCGCCGACTTCAAGCTCGTGCCGGTCTCGCTGATGCCGCTCGGCAAGGAGATCGTCTCGACCCGGCAGGGCGCGTTCGACCAGGCCATGGCCAAGCGCGGCGTCTAG
- a CDS encoding FAD/NAD(P)-binding oxidoreductase: MSKRVLVLGAGFGGLEATSILAEEFDGDLEIVLIDSTEGFVFGFSKLDVMFARTSADRVLHRYSDIAKPGVTFVRAEITAIDAVAKHVETTGGAFDGDFLVIALGADYDISGTPGLAEAGHEFYSEAGAFALRDILASFEGGDVVIGITSGPFKCPPAPSETALMLDAMLRDRGIRDSSTISLVMPFPRPIPPSPDASSALLATFEERDIAWHPDTSVRSLDADERVAHLGDGSTLPFDLYLGVPVHRVPAVIESAGLTVDGWIPVDSRTLETSWPDVYAVGDCAAVGTPRAGVFAERQAATAARRIAARVRGDSEDSLYDGRGVCYVEFGGDEIGIVEVAFFDGRPRGSFEGPSLDLAAQKHEFGVSRIRRWFDRDWAAAVAE, from the coding sequence ATGTCGAAGCGTGTCTTGGTGCTCGGTGCCGGTTTCGGCGGGCTCGAGGCGACGAGCATCCTCGCCGAGGAATTCGACGGCGATCTGGAGATCGTTCTGATCGACAGCACCGAGGGCTTCGTCTTCGGTTTCTCGAAGCTCGACGTGATGTTCGCGCGAACGTCTGCCGATCGGGTCCTGCACCGTTACTCCGACATCGCCAAGCCCGGCGTGACCTTCGTGCGAGCCGAGATCACCGCGATCGACGCCGTGGCCAAGCATGTCGAGACGACGGGCGGCGCGTTCGACGGCGACTTCCTGGTGATCGCCCTCGGGGCCGACTACGACATCTCCGGTACCCCGGGGCTGGCCGAAGCGGGTCATGAGTTCTACAGCGAGGCAGGCGCATTCGCGCTGCGCGACATCCTCGCGTCGTTCGAGGGCGGGGATGTCGTCATCGGGATCACCTCGGGACCGTTCAAGTGCCCGCCGGCGCCGAGCGAGACGGCGCTGATGCTCGACGCGATGCTGCGGGATCGCGGCATCCGCGACTCGTCCACGATCTCGCTCGTGATGCCGTTCCCTCGGCCGATTCCGCCGTCACCCGACGCGTCGTCGGCGCTGCTCGCGACCTTCGAGGAACGCGACATCGCATGGCACCCCGACACGAGCGTCCGATCGCTGGATGCCGACGAACGCGTCGCACACCTCGGCGACGGTTCGACCCTGCCGTTCGATCTGTACCTCGGCGTGCCTGTGCATCGCGTGCCCGCGGTGATCGAGTCCGCCGGGCTGACCGTCGACGGGTGGATACCCGTCGACTCGCGAACGCTCGAGACGTCGTGGCCGGACGTATACGCGGTGGGGGACTGTGCCGCCGTCGGGACGCCGCGCGCCGGGGTGTTCGCCGAGCGTCAGGCGGCGACCGCGGCGCGACGCATCGCGGCGCGGGTGCGGGGCGATTCGGAGGACTCGCTCTACGACGGACGCGGCGTCTGCTACGTCGAATTCGGCGGTGACGAGATCGGCATCGTGGAGGTGGCCTTCTTCGACGGCCGACCCCGCGGCTCGTTCGAGGGGCCCTCACTCGACCTCGCCGCGCAGAAGCACGAGTTCGGCGTCTCGCGGATCCGGCGCTGGTTCGACCGTGACTGGGCCGCTGCCGTCGCGGAGTGA